CTGTATCAGCAGCATAATGCAGACCTTGTCTAGGGTTCGATATGATGTAACGCAGGACTTTGTATGCCGTCTGAAAATGTATgctatcactcaaattaccttaaggagtgaattactctctcaaataagaggttcagatgtagtccttagggatcgaatccacatagactctaggattacacaatagatttataGTCTTTGAATTAAAGCTAGATTAATAGGTTAATAGATTTTAAGGCAGTAAATGAATTGGTGAGCAAGATAATTGCtcgattggtttgatttgaggttgttaacagttggggaatatagctagattcaggtatattctcaggtatgatgAGTAAATAACTTAATTTGGGATTTTAGgaatttattgatattaattgttcttgaattcatACTCAGATATAATCAATTAGATTATCTAATCTGAATCTAGgatttcaactctcgtatgttaatcgcgagaaagtgtcgatcgatgattcgtaaagaatatcgatcgatacacctttcaaaatatcggtCGACAGAAAAATcgttgcgtcgatcgatgcttcttccAAAAAACTTTACAGACATGTTTGATTAATATTCTCTAACttactagaccaactctcgtgtgtatctagtcagttagatcatgctagttattttcaggtattgagtcagcaatggattgttctcaattaatcctaagatctaagtttaaagaGTGATCAATCTTACACTTAGCTTTAAGAACAACTAGCAACAGTTTAAGTTATTAATACAcatatcaacctattgagaaacctaaatctaacagtaagactactcagacatattcataaagCACATgattatgatggtctgaataatctcctagactatatttgagaagtgatttgtATATGTGTCATCACAACATTAACTTTCacaaaaaaatgatgacatggcttAAAAGAAATATGACATGGCATAAATCTAATTGTGACATGtaaaatttactatatttagatttatgtttttggtaagatttattaaatataataatgatgATTTTCTATATacgaatttatatttttggaaaaatttcatattatagtaataactaataaaatttatatcaaaaatattttttctcagtaaatatttattttggtaagATTTTATGATACCTAATAACTTTTctatatctattaaaataatatgtttttatatataaataataattacgaatattaaaattttacatcaatatatgaatcatatttttattattaaaataagtgtagtttaaaatatattttatcaacgtatataagttatttttatttaatttatatattattagaaataatttatatatttacaaatagacatatttaaaaatggtaattaaataaagaataatataataaagtaactttataaatttcaattatttttatcaaaagttaaataatGCAAAATTAAAAGGTCAAAGTAAACTTgaataaatcaaactaaaaacaattacattatggttttattttttaaactaataaaagtaaaatataaaaatataaaactttatttatatataatatgtttaaatattttatatctgCGCTGGCGCAGGAAAACTCCTAGTACtaaataaatgaataacaaaGAGTAAGCAGTAGAGTAAAatgaaagcaagggagttcaagatcttctctgttttgtagttcagatctatctctccaatcctaagcttcCTCTCCCTCCAATGGTGGTTTGTTGCTTctctccaaactaggtctaaaaggtctctaggccagtctgcctctaaaataatacaaaaccctaataatataGTTTAACAGGCGGCCAGACacttaaaatgtaattattggaacttttgtgaaacttgcaATCTTCTAATTCTGTCATTAACTAGCGGGTGGCTTCGCCGTCAATCGATGATACAAGTCTTTCATCGATCGATTGTGCTTGGTAATCGTCGGTCTATATTCTGACAAATAATCGACCCTCTCTGTTTCCAGCAAAGCTCTCAAAAAGTTTCAGAATTGCTCCAAATACATCGTTTTCCTCAAGTAAGTGCATGAAACTGTAATTACTCTAAACAGACTCTATATCACAGTAACTACAccgtaaaacacttatataccatggctaataatgggtaaaatccatggtctatcaatgTACATCAGTCGGACAAGAGAGAAACTGACTCAGTGATATCTGGTCGAGTGATAGTCAAGTTGAGGAGACGACCAATCAACTCTATGTACTGCGTAATATTCTCCAATGGTTTGCCAGTTCTGCGAGAAAGCTTGAGAGTTGGATCCATAGGAATAGAACTAGGCTTACAAGCTAACATGCATGTTGCTTCAAGTATGTCCAGAGCATACATGCGTTGGCAAACCGAGATCCCAGAAGTATTTTGAGCAATCTCTAGTCCCAAAAAGAACTTCGGTcttcccaaatccttgatgacAAAAGCCTTATGCAAGATCGACTTAAGAGCTTTAAGACCAGCATCGTTGTTTGAAGCGATCAGTTTGTCATCAACGTAAACGGGCAAGGCAATAAAGGAAGAACCAGCTTGCTTGATGAATAGAGTATTGTCTCCTCCGGGCGATTGAGTAAAGCCAGCTGAAAGAATCACAGTGGAGAAACACTGATACCACTGGCGAGACGCCTTTTTTAAGCCATACATAGACTTATGTAAACGACAAACCGGGTTACAAGGAAGAGTTCCAGAAGGTGTATAACCTTGAGGCAAACTCATATAGATTTCCTCATCTAAGTCACCATGCAAAAAAGCATTAGACACATCCATTTGCGTCAAAGACCAGACAAAAGCAGAAGCCAAACCAAGTAAAAGCTTCACACTGGTTAGCTTCGCGACGGGGAAaaaagtatcaatgtagtcaACTCCCTCAACCTGAGTGTAACCTTTAGCTACAAGACGAACTTTCAGACGATCAACGGTGCCATCAGGGTTATACTTGATCGTGAAAACCCAGCGACAACCGATAGCATGCTTTCCTGGAGGCAATGAAACAACCGTCCATGTCTTCTTTGTTTCAAGAGCCGTGATCTCTACTCCCACAGCACCATTCCACTTAGGATCAGCAAAGGcctcaaaaatatttttcggtTCTGTCTCAAGGGTACAAGAGAGGACAAAAGACTGATAGGAAGGTTTCAAGGTAGAGTAATTAAGAACAGAGGAAATAGGGTAATTTGTCAAAGAGGATTTAGAAGGAAATGATGAATTTGTGGCAAGGAAACAGTGATAGTCAGAAAGATAGCTAGGAGTCTTATCTTGTCGTCGAGACCGAGCAATGGGTTGTTCAACTTGTCATGCACTTAATGTAACAGCGTCCATTGTGCCAGAGTTGGTACTAGGCAACAAAGTAGTAGCAGGAACCACATGGGATGGAATAGATGCATTATGCGTAGGCAAAGACGAAACATCATCCAAAGAAACATGAGTATACAATGGTAAAATAGTTTCAGTAAACAAAGAATCAGTAAGAACAGGTGCAGATTGATCTTGAAAAGGAAATCTAGCCTGATTAGTATCAATATCTAACAGTTTATAGCCTTTATATCATAAAGAGTAACCAAGAAAAACACAAGGAGTAACCCTTGGAGTAAACTTTGTTCGATCTTTAACATATGTAGATGCATAACACAAACATCCAAAAAAACGCAGAAGTGATAATCAGGTGTCTTTTTACGCAAAACCTCATAAGGAGAAAGCTTATTAAGAAGCAATGATGGTGTGCGATTGATCAAGAAGACAGCTGTTAAAACACAATCACTCCAATAGACAAGAGGAACATTTGATAGAAAAAGTAAAGCTCTCGCAACATTAAGAAGATGTTGATGTTTTCGTTCTACAACCGAATTTTGCTGAGGTGTATATGCACAAGAAAATTGGTGAGTTATCACATGTTCTATAATCAATTGTGTAAACGCCTCTGGTGCATTATCACTAATAGAAGTGTTATATTGTGTATGAACATGCTTAATAAAAGTGGGAAATATAGAACTAACATCACTTTTATTCCTCATCATATAAATCCATGTGACACGAGTACAATCATCAACAATTGTTAAGAAATATCTATATCCATCAATAGATTCTACCGAGAATGGCCCCCAAGTGTctaaatgaatcaaatcaaatggaGATTTAGACAAATGATTATGAGAAGTAAAAGGCAAATTCTTTTGTTTAGCCATATGACATACACGACAATGATCTAGACTCGACTTAGGCAAAGAAATACCAGGAATGTGTTGCATTTTGACAAGAGATGGATGACCCAAACGTTGGTGCCATATATTTCCATCTACCAAAGATCCACAGAAACCAGTGCGAGAAGTGGTGTCTACTGGTGCAAGAATGTACAAATTTTTGACAAGAAGCCCTTTACCAATCATCAAATCCCGAGTATGGTCCTGAATAAAGCAATCACAAGGATAAAAGTGAGCAGAACAATTATCACGTTGTAAAAGAGAACTAACACTTATCAAGTTAAAACGAAATGATGGATCATGCAACACATTATGCAAGATCAAAGAATCAGTTATACGGATGGTTCCTTTGTTAGTAATAGCAACACTAGTACCATCTGGAAATGACACTGTCACACCATGCACAGGAAAAGTCTCGCTAAACATTGTCAATGCCGAACAAACATGGGTAGTAGCACCACTATCAAGTATCCAACTATCACTAGAAATTTAATTAGCAAGCGTAGATAAACACTGATGTTGAAAAGTGAGAGTGTTATGATTGTAACGAATGCTAGAAGATGGAAAAGGGACTGAGACAGTACCGAAAGAAGATAGAGGATCCATAAAGCCTTGTGCAGTAATGGTGGCAGTAGGGAAAGTAGATGTCGTCGAAGCATCCATGATAGGTGATGCATTCGTCACAGGGAGACGAGCATGAGAAGTAAAAGCTGACTGATCAAAGATTGTACTAGTTCAGAACTGAATTTACTCAAATCCAAAGTGTGAGCTGGTGATGTCACATCATTAGCAAGAGTAGTCTGCAGATAATAGTTCTGAGAACCTTGATCTCCCTGAGAAGCATGAGATGTTCGGTTTACAGACTGAGTATTGTTACGAGCTTGAGATGCAGATGCTTGACCAGTACGATTATGGAGCTTATGTCCTGGTGGATAACCATTCAGCTTGTAACACTTTTGGTATGTGTGACCAGTATGACCACAATGAGTGCAAACAATCTTGTTAAGAGGGCGGTATTGAGCAGCATAAACAACATTCTCCACTGAACCATTATAGAACCCATTAGCAGCATCAGGTACAACATTAGCTTGAAAAACAGGAGACTCCATAGGGACAGCATGCTTAAGATTCTTCTGTCTTTCATCTTGAGAAACCATATTGAAAACCTCATCGATCGTCGGTATAGGTTTCAACATTAAGATATGGCGTCTGGTTTGCTCATAAGCATCATTCAAACCCATGAGAAACTTCGTAACATGGCTTCGTTGCTGTAACCTCTCCCAAAGCATAGCTGCATTACACTCACAATGTCCACATGTGCAAACAGGCAACTCTACATAGTTTTTATACTCCTCCCATAAAGTCACAAGCTCAGTATAATATGTACTCACATCCATAGAACCTTGTTGGATTGAGCTAAGACATTGCTCTATCTCGTACACTCGCGGAGCATCGTCCTGTTTAAAGCGAGACAAAAGATTCTTCCAAATCGCTTCAGCAGTTGACATGAACAAGAGACTATGACAAATCTTCTTGGAAACAGAGTCGATGAGCCAAGTCGCAACCATATCGTTGCATAGTGACCACGATCCAGAATCACGATCTGTAGGCAATGGTTTAGGGATCGTATCGTCGATGAATCCAAGTTTGTTACGAACGTTCAAGGCCATTCGCACCGATCTTTGTCAAGAGTGAAACTCAGATCCAGAGTTCAATCGATCGGATACAAGCACCAAACCAGCATGATCAGAAGAATGAAGGTAATACGGATTCTCGTATTGATCCGTTGACGAACGATCAAGATTCGCCATAATCGCGGAAGCAAGAACAAGAAAGCGAAGCAGAAAACGAGCTCAATCGAAGAAGATTCAGCAAGATAAAGCTCGAAACAAACTTCAATCAGCTCAACCGATGAATCGCAAGATGACGAAACAGAATAGGAATGAAATGAATCCAAGAAACTCGAGAATGAAGAAGACGAATCGAGTGCAAAGATCAGAAAGATATTGAGAGATCGAAACACTCATGATGAGAAAGAAAGCTCGAGTAACAGAATCAATGGAGGATCCATTTACGCTCAGATACCATATTGAAGAAAGAAACTGATGTAAATAAACATTCTCTTTAACTGTAGAAAGTATACACTGGTAGTGTATTTATACATAAGCGGTTTAGCTAAAGGAGACGAAACCACCACTAAACCAATGATTTAGCTAAaggaaactaaacaaaaaaaaacatatatatgctAATAACAACTGTAACCTTTTTACCATTGGGGCAACCCGATGTTGGTCCCTTATGGAATTTTGAAATCCTAGTCTCGTTTTTTCAATGTTTTGATGCATGCATGGTGCTAGTAGTTATTTGGCTATGTGGTGGCCTTGGTCTTTCGTTTATTTTTGCCAGTGTTGTGACTTTTAAGATTGTGAATTTTGCATGTGCTGATTGTCAATTTCTCAAGTTTCATACTTTTGAATTAAGCTCTTAACAACCATTAGTTAAACATAATTGACCAGTTGAGGTCGTCTAGGAGTTTAATCATAGGCATGTGCAGGTTTTAAAGTGTTTCaagttattatttttgaaaatgtatctttagtggtggtaaacatgaataatgataCTAATAatatggtaaacatgaaatttgcCCTAGTTTTTtagttaagttttgttttttttttttttttttttttgtcatcagttttgttttgtttaattttgtgtttggtttgattttgaaaataaaatcacattttaaatcTTAGAGTTGACATTATATTCacttcaaaattttttttttcactagcATTTCTAATTTTCAAACTAAGAACTATAACATATCGAATgaattcaaaaatttatgatGTGGCAAAATTGTGATGCATAAAGATAACAAGATAAATCACGATAACACatgttttaaataataatgcaattattataaatagtatattttgtaattaaaatattaaatactaaagttaagaaaattttagtaagtttataaaacaaacattctataaaatttatatgagaaattaattgacataatttttttttacagaattCTATTTTTGTAAAACGTAAAATATCATGCTACTATAAATTATGTTTACCATATGTAAAAATGTAATGATATATTCAAATAGCTTctaaagataataaaataaatgaaaatcttAAAATCATATCTAGAATCATAATTATCTAAACATATGATTAGACTTGcatatatagaaaaaacaaTATATCATAACATGATATTTTACTTTGTttcataaaacaatattttttcttaaaacacaTTCGTTAACTTTGtagttttaaaactaaaaaaaatataaaaatatatcttttaaattttatgaagtttattaaatttatcatttattaatttaatttcaactattatatataattatagaatctaattattatttaaaataaattctaCACTATGGTTTTATTTCTATATGAATAACTTTTGTAACATTAATTGTCACATCAACAAATTTTTAATAGGAAATAAAGTTCAAGATctgatatgttaatttttaattttaaagtaaagGTTAACTTATGTAAGTATTAGTGTGAAGGTTAAAAAGCAATTGTTTCATTTTTAGAATATACtattaatttgtattttccttTCTGTgcgtttggtttggttttgctGTAATAAAATGGACGGAGGTCCGTTAGTTTGAATCTACTGTCTttaacctaattttttttttcaaaagcctCCCGAAATCTGAGAAAAAAACCCAACAAGGGAAGTTGGAGTTGGTCTCGCGAAGATCAAATTCGGTGAATTCATCTGTTCCATCTGTCGATTGTTCAATCAAAACGAGGATTCTTTTCTAGGGTTTTGCTATTTTACCAGTTAGGGTTTCCGCAGGaaaaagatatagagattctgTAGGAAATGGATGcttattttgattttgtcttGTGACGTATGATTTGGTCCTGTGGTTGCAGAACAGGCTTAGCGTTTGATGGGTGCTCCAAAGCAGAAATGGACTCAGGAAGAAGAGTCAGCTCTAAGGTCTGGCGTTATCAAGCATGGACCTGGTAAATGGCGCACCATTCTCAAAGACCCCGACTTTAGTGAAGTCTTGTTCCTGCGTTCCAATGTTGATCTTAAGGTCTGATGCTTCCTTCTTATCCTCTGTTGATGCCCTTTTTAaatctgattgggtttgggtttgTTTCATCGTATTGAGACAGGACAAATGGAGGAACATGAGTGTCATTGCGAATGGGTGGGGTTCGCGCGAGAAGTCTAGGTTAGCTGTTAAAAGGACGCACTCTCTTCCTAAACAGGAAGCTACCTCACTTGCCAACACTAGCCCATTGCAGAGTGATGAAGAAATGGCAGATGCCACTGGCACTTCTGCACCCAATGTAAGGTCAGAAAATGATCATCTATGCCTGTTTCTCTTGTCTTAGATAGGAGATGCTTTGTTGCGTATCTCCAGATGTTATTTCTGAAGTTTATAACATGTGTATACATATCAAAACGAAACGGTTTGCCATCACTTTATGGCTGtgaatttataatttgttaGATTACATTAATGTTATATGGGTCTACTCTGTATGTAAACGTTGTTGAAATGTCTTAACTGCATTCAGTGTCATCGATCGTCCACTTTCAGCTTTTTACTGCATGTTATATACTTTTGCATGATTGTCATGATAGCTTGTAAGCTGTTTGCTCCAACTTTAATGTGAAATTATGATAAGGCTTTAAGTGGTAAAAGTCATACATAATAcatttaataggtgtttatatCGTTTGGATCTATTGTTATATATGGTTTGTAACTTCTTTAAAAAATGTTGCAGGCTGGATAGCCTTATAATGGAAGCAATATCTACCATAAAAGAACCTGGTGGCTCTAACAAAACATCAATTGGTACCTACATTGAGGTATTCAGTTTTAGTTCTTACATACTTTTTTAATGGACATAATGTGTGCTCAAATTTTTGAGCAGATAAGTCATTGACTGAACCTATTTTCCTTTTATTCTGTTGTATAGGAACAATATCACGCTCCTCCAGACTTCAAACGGTTGCTGTCGGCCAAGCTAAAGTACTTGACAGCTCGTCGGCAACTTATCAAGGTAAGAGTTAATACAATCATTCGACCGGAGGTATCGTGTGCATATAGTCTTTGTAAAATCAACTTGCTTCATGGTTGGTTAGTAGAGCAGAGACATGCTTTATTCACCATAACTCAATTTTCTATCTTTACAGGTTAAACGCAAGTATAGGATTCCAGACTCCACTGCTTTGTCTTCCCACAGAAGAAAACATTTGGGGACATCTTCTGGAAAACAGAGGAGTCTCTCTTTGCCTTCACCTAAAACAGACGGAGATGAAGTAAGTGTTGAGACAAACGCACAGATTGATCTGGAGTTGGACAAAATGAAGACTATGAACGTACAAGAAGCGGCAGCGGTTGCAGCACAGGCAGTTGCAGAGGCAGAGGCTGCCATGGCAGCGGCTGAAGAAGCTGCAAAGGATGCAGAATTAGCAGAAGCCGAAGCAGAAATAGCTCAAGCTT
This region of Brassica napus cultivar Da-Ae chromosome C5, Da-Ae, whole genome shotgun sequence genomic DNA includes:
- the LOC106347245 gene encoding telomere repeat-binding factor 1 isoform X1; this translates as MGAPKQKWTQEEESALRSGVIKHGPGKWRTILKDPDFSEVLFLRSNVDLKDKWRNMSVIANGWGSREKSRLAVKRTHSLPKQEATSLANTSPLQSDEEMADATGTSAPNVRLDSLIMEAISTIKEPGGSNKTSIGTYIEEQYHAPPDFKRLLSAKLKYLTARRQLIKVKRKYRIPDSTALSSHRRKHLGTSSGKQRSLSLPSPKTDGDEVSVETNAQIDLELDKMKTMNVQEAAAVAAQAVAEAEAAMAAAEEAAKDAELAEAEAEIAQAFAEEALKTLKGRYNNCKVMIRAYDDGERR
- the LOC106347245 gene encoding telomere repeat-binding factor 1 isoform X2; this encodes MGAPKQKWTQEEESALRSGVIKHGPGKWRTILKDPDFSEVLFLRSNVDLKDKWRNMSVIANGWGSREKSRLAVKRTHSLPKQEATSLANTSPLQSDEEMADATGTSAPNVRLDSLIMEAISTIKEPGGSNKTSIGTYIEEQYHAPPDFKRLLSAKLKYLTARRQLIKVKRKYRIPDSTALSSHRRKHLGTSSGKQRSLSLPSPKTDGDEVSVETNAQIDLELDKMKTMNVQEAAAVAAQAVAEAEAAMAAAEEAAKDAELAEAEAEIAQAFAEEALKTLKGRYNNCKMIRAYDDGERR